Proteins encoded within one genomic window of Erinaceus europaeus chromosome 13, mEriEur2.1, whole genome shotgun sequence:
- the LOC103125926 gene encoding zinc finger protein 709-like isoform X3, translating to MAVSWGTDHTWLMGSVTYEDVTVIFTQEEWALLNPSEKKLYRDVMCENFRNFLSIEKIQEHSTKEQHNLPGSKQRNTTLKISEGKKSQNGIKSQECEVYNKLFTYSNHLQHHERTHSGQKPYECKLCSKTFSHCSSLRRHERIHSGQKPYKSKLFSKAFSYSSQLQQHERTHSGEKPYECKLCSKTFSHSSSLRRHERIHSGQKPYKSKLCSKAFSYSSQLQTNERIHSGEKPYECKLCGKAFSFSSNLWRHERTHSGEKPYRCKLCSKTFSFSTNLRIHERTHSGEKPYVCKICSKAFSFSSSHHRHQKIHSGQKPYECKQCSKTFTFSSNLRIHERTHSGEKPYVCKLCSKTFTFSSNLRIHERTHSGEKPYGCKLCSKTFRSSSNLRTHERTHS from the exons atggcagtttcttgg ggCACTGATCAtacctggcttatg ggctcagtgacctatgaagatgtaactgtgatattcactcaagaggagtgggcattattgaatccttcagagaagaaactctacagagatgtgatgtgtgaaaacttcAGAAACTTTCTTTCAATAG aaaagatacaAGAACATTCCACCAAAGAGCAGCATAACTTGCCTGGgagtaaacaaag GAATACAACTTTGAAAATCTCTGAGGGCAAAAAAAGTCAGAATGGTATAAaatctcaagaatgtgaagtatacaacaaattattcacttattctAATCATCTTCAGcatcatgaaagaactcacagtggacagaaaccctatgaatgtaaactatgtagtaaaacattcagtcattgCAGTAgtcttcggagacatgaaagaattcacagtggacagAAACCCTACAAAAGTAAACTAtttagtaaagcattcagttatTCCAGTCAGCTTCagcaacatgaaagaactcacagtggagagaaaccctatgaatgtaaactatgtagtaaaacattcagtcattccagtagtcttcggagacatgaaagaattcacagtggacagAAACCCTACAAaagtaaactatgtagtaaagcattcagttatTCCAGTCAGCTTCAAAcaaatgaaagaattcacagtggtgagaaaccctatgaatgtaaactatgtggTAAAGCATTCAGTTTTTCCAGTAATCTTTGGAGACATGAAaggactcacagtggagagaaaccctacagatgtaaactatgtagtaaaacattctctTTTTCCACTAATCTTcggatacatgaaagaactcacagtggagagaaaccgtaCGTATGTAAaatatgtagtaaagcattcagtttttccagtagtcatcacagacatcaaaaaattcacagtggacagaaaccctatgaatgcaaacagtgtagtaaaacattcactttttccagtaatcttcggatacatgaaagaactcacagtggagagaaaccgtacgtatgtaaactatgtagtaaaacattcacttTTTCCAGTAATCTTCGAATACATGAAAGAacccacagtggagagaaaccctacggatgtaaactatgtagtaaaacattccgttcttccagtaatcttcggacacatgaaagaactcacagttgA
- the LOC103125926 gene encoding zinc finger protein 709-like isoform X4: MAVSWGSVTYEDVTVIFTQEEWALLNPSEKKLYRDVMCENFRNFLSIEKIQEHSTKEQHNLPGSKQRNTTLKISEGKKSQNGIKSQECEVYNKLFTYSNHLQHHERTHSGQKPYECKLCSKTFSHCSSLRRHERIHSGQKPYKSKLFSKAFSYSSQLQQHERTHSGEKPYECKLCSKTFSHSSSLRRHERIHSGQKPYKSKLCSKAFSYSSQLQTNERIHSGEKPYECKLCGKAFSFSSNLWRHERTHSGEKPYRCKLCSKTFSFSTNLRIHERTHSGEKPYVCKICSKAFSFSSSHHRHQKIHSGQKPYECKQCSKTFTFSSNLRIHERTHSGEKPYVCKLCSKTFTFSSNLRIHERTHSGEKPYGCKLCSKTFRSSSNLRTHERTHS; encoded by the exons atggcagtttcttgg ggctcagtgacctatgaagatgtaactgtgatattcactcaagaggagtgggcattattgaatccttcagagaagaaactctacagagatgtgatgtgtgaaaacttcAGAAACTTTCTTTCAATAG aaaagatacaAGAACATTCCACCAAAGAGCAGCATAACTTGCCTGGgagtaaacaaag GAATACAACTTTGAAAATCTCTGAGGGCAAAAAAAGTCAGAATGGTATAAaatctcaagaatgtgaagtatacaacaaattattcacttattctAATCATCTTCAGcatcatgaaagaactcacagtggacagaaaccctatgaatgtaaactatgtagtaaaacattcagtcattgCAGTAgtcttcggagacatgaaagaattcacagtggacagAAACCCTACAAAAGTAAACTAtttagtaaagcattcagttatTCCAGTCAGCTTCagcaacatgaaagaactcacagtggagagaaaccctatgaatgtaaactatgtagtaaaacattcagtcattccagtagtcttcggagacatgaaagaattcacagtggacagAAACCCTACAAaagtaaactatgtagtaaagcattcagttatTCCAGTCAGCTTCAAAcaaatgaaagaattcacagtggtgagaaaccctatgaatgtaaactatgtggTAAAGCATTCAGTTTTTCCAGTAATCTTTGGAGACATGAAaggactcacagtggagagaaaccctacagatgtaaactatgtagtaaaacattctctTTTTCCACTAATCTTcggatacatgaaagaactcacagtggagagaaaccgtaCGTATGTAAaatatgtagtaaagcattcagtttttccagtagtcatcacagacatcaaaaaattcacagtggacagaaaccctatgaatgcaaacagtgtagtaaaacattcactttttccagtaatcttcggatacatgaaagaactcacagtggagagaaaccgtacgtatgtaaactatgtagtaaaacattcacttTTTCCAGTAATCTTCGAATACATGAAAGAacccacagtggagagaaaccctacggatgtaaactatgtagtaaaacattccgttcttccagtaatcttcggacacatgaaagaactcacagttgA
- the LOC103125926 gene encoding zinc finger protein 709-like isoform X2 translates to MTPFLGSSLISQLTLAFLRFRLGEECSGSPEPGQPMGSVTYEDVTVIFTQEEWALLNPSEKKLYRDVMCENFRNFLSIEKIQEHSTKEQHNLPGSKQRNTTLKISEGKKSQNGIKSQECEVYNKLFTYSNHLQHHERTHSGQKPYECKLCSKTFSHCSSLRRHERIHSGQKPYKSKLFSKAFSYSSQLQQHERTHSGEKPYECKLCSKTFSHSSSLRRHERIHSGQKPYKSKLCSKAFSYSSQLQTNERIHSGEKPYECKLCGKAFSFSSNLWRHERTHSGEKPYRCKLCSKTFSFSTNLRIHERTHSGEKPYVCKICSKAFSFSSSHHRHQKIHSGQKPYECKQCSKTFTFSSNLRIHERTHSGEKPYVCKLCSKTFTFSSNLRIHERTHSGEKPYGCKLCSKTFRSSSNLRTHERTHS, encoded by the exons ggctcagtgacctatgaagatgtaactgtgatattcactcaagaggagtgggcattattgaatccttcagagaagaaactctacagagatgtgatgtgtgaaaacttcAGAAACTTTCTTTCAATAG aaaagatacaAGAACATTCCACCAAAGAGCAGCATAACTTGCCTGGgagtaaacaaag GAATACAACTTTGAAAATCTCTGAGGGCAAAAAAAGTCAGAATGGTATAAaatctcaagaatgtgaagtatacaacaaattattcacttattctAATCATCTTCAGcatcatgaaagaactcacagtggacagaaaccctatgaatgtaaactatgtagtaaaacattcagtcattgCAGTAgtcttcggagacatgaaagaattcacagtggacagAAACCCTACAAAAGTAAACTAtttagtaaagcattcagttatTCCAGTCAGCTTCagcaacatgaaagaactcacagtggagagaaaccctatgaatgtaaactatgtagtaaaacattcagtcattccagtagtcttcggagacatgaaagaattcacagtggacagAAACCCTACAAaagtaaactatgtagtaaagcattcagttatTCCAGTCAGCTTCAAAcaaatgaaagaattcacagtggtgagaaaccctatgaatgtaaactatgtggTAAAGCATTCAGTTTTTCCAGTAATCTTTGGAGACATGAAaggactcacagtggagagaaaccctacagatgtaaactatgtagtaaaacattctctTTTTCCACTAATCTTcggatacatgaaagaactcacagtggagagaaaccgtaCGTATGTAAaatatgtagtaaagcattcagtttttccagtagtcatcacagacatcaaaaaattcacagtggacagaaaccctatgaatgcaaacagtgtagtaaaacattcactttttccagtaatcttcggatacatgaaagaactcacagtggagagaaaccgtacgtatgtaaactatgtagtaaaacattcacttTTTCCAGTAATCTTCGAATACATGAAAGAacccacagtggagagaaaccctacggatgtaaactatgtagtaaaacattccgttcttccagtaatcttcggacacatgaaagaactcacagttgA